CCGCGAAGGTGGAAGAGGAATGGTCTCATATCAAGGACTCGCCTACCCGCCTGACCGAAGAGGCCATCAGCCAGTTCAAGGGCTACTTCACGGAGCCCGACTACCAACAGGTTCCCGATGTAACCGATACCCTGGCGACCCAGCGCTTCGAGAACCGCGAGTTCGATCAGTGGATTACCCACAACGTGGATAGCCACAAACATCCAGGCTATGCCATCGTAACGCTGACCATGAAGAAGACCGGCACACCACCGGGTGATGTCAGTGATCGTCAGCTTGAGCAGATTGCGGATCTGGCCGAGAAGTACAGCTTTGGCGAGGTGCGGGTTACCCACCAGCAGAATGTGGTTCTGGCGGATGTCAGAAAGGATGAATTGTTCGAGCTTTGGCAGGCCATCACCCCGATGGGTTTTGCAACCGCCAACCTCAACACGCTGACCGATGTGATTTGTTGCCCGGGCGGCGATTACTGCGCCCTGGCCAACGCCAAGTCTATTCCTGTCGCCGAAGCCATCCAGCGCCAGTTCGACGACCTGGACTTCCTCTATGACATTGGCAACATCGACCTCAACATCTCAGGCTGCATGAATGCCTGTGGCCATCACCATGTGGGCAACATTGGTGTACTTGGTGTCGACAAGAAGGGGCAGGAGTTCTACCAGATCAGTCTGGGTGGCTCGTCCCATCACGATGCGGCCATCGGCAAAATTCTGGGGCCATCGTTCGCCCGGGATGACATGCCTGAAGTAATTCAGAAGATTATTAATGTGTACGTCGATCACCGGACCGAGGAAGAGCCTTTCCTGGACACCTATCGCCGTATCGGCATCGAGCCATTCAAGGAGCGGGTTTATGCCTGATTTGATTACCAGCGACGGCAGTATCCGTAAGGACAATTGGGCGGTCGTCCCCCGACCTGCTGACGGGGATTCTCTGGATATTCCGGATCAGCCCTCACTGATCCCGGCAGACCTTTGGTTGGCCGGCAAGGAGCACTTCGAGAACCGCGAGGATATCGGGGTCTGGCTGGACAGCCATGAAGAGCCGGAGATTCTGGCTGGTGTGGTGAATGAACTTCCGGTTATCGCGGTGAATTTTCCGAAGTTCAGCGACGGTCGCGGTTACAGTATTGCCCGGCTGTTGCGGGAGCGGTTGAACTACCGCAACGAGCTTCGTGCCGTAGGGGATGTGCTGCTGGACCAGCTTCAGTTTATGAAGCGCTGTGGCTTTGATACCTATGTGCTGCGAGCCGACAAGGACATCAACAAGGCAGCGCGCTGCCTGAACTTCTTCACCCAGGGTTATCAGGCCGCTACAGACACAGACGTACCCCTGTTCCGCCGCCGGGCTTCCTGAATCTTTGCCCCAAAAACGTAGGTCGGATAGAGCGCAGCGAAATCCGACGTGGAGAGATTAGCGCGGAAATTTGTCGGATTACGCTTTTGGCTAATCCGACCTACGTTTGACTCCCGGGCGGGTCATCTCTCATGAAACGTGGGTCGGATTTACCCGTGAAGGGCATAAAAGGCAAAGCCGTAATCCGACAAACCGAAAGACCCCTCCTCACATGGAATGATCCAGAACTATTTTCCCGGAGGACTCCCCTTTCAGGAAGGCTCTCAAGGCGCTATCCAACTCACCACGCCCAATATCACGCGCCGATGCTTCCGTCTTCTTACACGCCCAGTCACCAGAGAACTTGTCCCATACGGCCTGCTTTTGTGCCAACGGAATTTCCACAGAATCCACGCCCAGCAGGTTGTTACCCCGCAGGATAAACGGCAGCACAGTGGTTTCCAGCTGTGGGCCCGCTACCAGGCCGCAACAGGAAACTGAACCGCCCGGG
Above is a genomic segment from Marinobacter panjinensis containing:
- a CDS encoding nitrite/sulfite reductase; this encodes MYVYDEHDRQIAAERVAQFRDQTERALAGELREDEFLPLRLQNGLYVQRLAPMLRIAVPYGMLRSAQLRRLARITRDYDKGYAHFTTRQNVQLNWPAIEDVPDILAELAEVEMHANQTSGNCIRNTTTDQFSGVQADEITDPRPYCEIIRQWSTFHPEFAFLPRKFKVAVNASEHTDRAAIQVHDIGLQMVRNDQGELGFRVHVGGGLGRTPMVGPVIREFLPELDLLTYLEAVLRVYNRYGRRDNKFKARIKILVKALTPEGFAAKVEEEWSHIKDSPTRLTEEAISQFKGYFTEPDYQQVPDVTDTLATQRFENREFDQWITHNVDSHKHPGYAIVTLTMKKTGTPPGDVSDRQLEQIADLAEKYSFGEVRVTHQQNVVLADVRKDELFELWQAITPMGFATANLNTLTDVICCPGGDYCALANAKSIPVAEAIQRQFDDLDFLYDIGNIDLNISGCMNACGHHHVGNIGVLGVDKKGQEFYQISLGGSSHHDAAIGKILGPSFARDDMPEVIQKIINVYVDHRTEEEPFLDTYRRIGIEPFKERVYA
- a CDS encoding DUF934 domain-containing protein, yielding MPDLITSDGSIRKDNWAVVPRPADGDSLDIPDQPSLIPADLWLAGKEHFENREDIGVWLDSHEEPEILAGVVNELPVIAVNFPKFSDGRGYSIARLLRERLNYRNELRAVGDVLLDQLQFMKRCGFDTYVLRADKDINKAARCLNFFTQGYQAATDTDVPLFRRRAS